In Arthrobacter alpinus, a single window of DNA contains:
- a CDS encoding mandelate racemase/muconate lactonizing enzyme family protein, with product MKLASITAHRISVPLLRAFTTAVRSAVELETVIVELRDDAGLSGWGEAPISVVTKTTTNAVIASVEGPLWSLFASADSVEHALERLEQSREPSVARAAVDCALHDLAAQQAGISMSEFLGGQPAGTPIHVTTDMTLSVAAPEELAATARHHVSEGFDCLKVKLNAEGDPLAAMVAVRAAVGKETILRVDANQAFTPEQAITFIRGLEKANVGVEFVEQPVAAADWAGLAKVSGAVGLPIMADESVWTCADLDLLLERNAASMINIKLAKTGGIRHARRLADRAADAGLGVVVGCMLESSVGIAAAAAFASTLPVMAQDLDGGLWLAASPVSGGAQYRRSEIWLSPAPGLGITGLSWPRSSGTASSIGQ from the coding sequence ATGAAACTTGCGTCCATCACCGCCCACCGCATAAGCGTGCCGTTGCTCCGAGCCTTTACCACTGCGGTGCGCAGCGCAGTGGAACTGGAAACGGTGATTGTTGAACTACGGGATGACGCCGGACTGAGCGGTTGGGGTGAGGCACCCATCAGTGTTGTTACCAAAACAACCACCAACGCCGTGATTGCCTCCGTTGAAGGGCCGCTGTGGTCCCTGTTCGCCTCGGCCGACAGCGTGGAACACGCCTTGGAACGGCTCGAACAATCTCGCGAGCCGAGTGTTGCTCGAGCGGCCGTTGATTGTGCCCTCCATGACCTGGCCGCCCAACAAGCCGGGATTTCCATGTCTGAGTTCCTTGGCGGACAACCGGCAGGTACACCCATTCATGTCACAACTGATATGACGCTTTCCGTTGCCGCCCCTGAGGAACTCGCGGCGACGGCTCGCCACCACGTCAGCGAAGGATTTGACTGCTTGAAGGTCAAACTCAATGCCGAAGGTGATCCCTTGGCGGCCATGGTGGCCGTGCGTGCTGCCGTGGGCAAGGAGACCATCCTGAGGGTCGATGCCAACCAGGCTTTTACGCCCGAGCAGGCCATCACGTTTATCCGCGGACTGGAAAAGGCCAACGTTGGCGTTGAGTTTGTTGAGCAACCCGTCGCCGCCGCTGACTGGGCCGGTCTGGCCAAGGTGAGCGGCGCCGTCGGCCTTCCCATCATGGCGGATGAAAGCGTCTGGACCTGTGCGGATCTGGACCTCTTGCTGGAGCGCAACGCGGCCTCGATGATCAATATCAAGCTGGCAAAAACCGGCGGGATTCGGCATGCCAGAAGGCTGGCTGACCGAGCAGCAGATGCCGGTCTGGGAGTTGTGGTGGGTTGCATGCTGGAGAGCAGCGTGGGCATCGCCGCGGCGGCGGCTTTTGCCTCGACGCTGCCCGTCATGGCTCAGGACCTGGACGGCGGACTGTGGCTGGCGGCGTCGCCGGTCTCCGGTGGTGCGCAATACCGGAGATCCGAAATTTGGCTCTCTCCGGCCCCAGGGCTGGGGATCACAGGACTTTCCTGGCCCCGGAGCAGCGGGACAGCTAGTTCAATTGGGCAGTAA
- a CDS encoding S66 peptidase family protein — translation MSASRLPGPLRPGDRVGLVSTSGAPTPENVDRAVDLLESWDLVPVPGEHILGTHPRAKYLAGTDQQRAADLQTAWCDDSLAGVFVVRGGYGTVRLLDHLDVDALRLARPKPLYGSSDVTGIHEFWADELQVPTWFTPMIATGSLLDDANATESLRRAVFEPTAGRSFTAETAVTLVPGRASGVTVGGNLSLLAMTMGAKGRNKTSNAGKIGLLEDVTEDIYKLDGLLHTLLRAGWFDGMAGLALGSWKDCGESADVRALCEELLVPLDIPLVWELGFGHDANAHSIPLGVQSTLFADDSPRLVLQ, via the coding sequence GTGAGTGCGTCGCGGCTCCCCGGACCGCTGCGGCCCGGGGACCGCGTGGGGCTGGTATCCACCTCGGGCGCGCCAACGCCGGAGAATGTGGACCGGGCCGTGGATCTGCTGGAATCGTGGGATCTGGTGCCGGTCCCGGGCGAACATATTCTAGGAACACATCCCCGGGCGAAGTATCTGGCGGGTACGGATCAGCAGCGTGCCGCGGACCTGCAAACGGCCTGGTGCGACGACTCGCTGGCCGGAGTTTTTGTGGTGCGCGGGGGCTACGGTACGGTCCGGCTCCTCGATCACCTTGACGTTGATGCCTTGCGGTTGGCCCGGCCCAAACCGCTGTATGGCTCCTCTGATGTCACCGGGATCCATGAATTTTGGGCCGATGAACTCCAGGTGCCCACGTGGTTCACGCCCATGATTGCCACAGGGTCGTTGCTCGATGACGCAAACGCCACAGAGAGCCTGCGGAGGGCCGTGTTTGAACCAACGGCCGGGCGCTCGTTTACCGCCGAAACGGCTGTCACCTTGGTGCCTGGACGCGCCAGCGGGGTGACCGTAGGCGGCAATTTGAGCCTGTTGGCCATGACCATGGGCGCCAAGGGCCGAAACAAGACCTCCAACGCCGGCAAGATCGGCCTCCTGGAAGATGTTACCGAGGACATCTACAAGCTCGATGGCTTGTTGCATACGCTGCTCCGTGCCGGCTGGTTTGACGGCATGGCCGGGCTGGCCCTGGGGTCATGGAAGGACTGCGGAGAATCCGCCGACGTACGCGCTTTATGCGAGGAGCTTCTGGTCCCCCTGGATATCCCACTGGTGTGGGAGCTGGGGTTTGGCCATGACGCCAATGCTCATAGCATCCCCTTGGGCGTCCAGTCCACGCTCTTCGCTGATGACTCGCCCCGGCTCGTGCTGCAATGA
- a CDS encoding ABC transporter substrate-binding protein, translated as MVFHTTADSPTRSSRRKDASRRPRLAACTLAFSLALAPLAAAPSATAATSDAGSGTTLKLALTGDIDSLNPFKAILASSTSILALEYQSLVSYGPKDNEEIPGMADKWETSPDGKVWTFHMPKDRKWSDGEPITANDAAWTFKAIQGNDALKQANGSLLESVASAEAADDETLVVTLKEPQAPNPGTQLPIMPAHIWSAVDPATFANEKDSVGSGPFIVSNYDKSSGVTLKANPNYWQGQAKIAGITYIPYKNTDAAVQALKTGELDIVNGLTPAQYNALKDVDGITTNAGTGRRYQAIGINPGTQTADGTPMGDGNVALQDLKVRQAIVMAIDNKTLLEKVLQGLGEPATGEVPAAYPQYNWKTDKLPLQYNVEAANKLLDEAGYAKGADGLRVGKDGKALKLRLTGRNSDATHQQMADYIKPWLKEIGIDVTTAMKASAQINDDSTVGNYDLYFTGWGMGPEPDYQLSINTCASRPNADGTGATSENNYCDPAFDALYKAQHVELDQTKRSALVTQAQEMIHKAAVNDVIYYANSLEAYRSDRFEPFTTQPEVGGVITGQNGPWSYYYATPISTTATDSADGGFNAAYVVAPVVIVLLAGGGFFLYRRRRATSDERE; from the coding sequence ATGGTCTTCCACACAACCGCCGACTCACCGACTCGCAGTTCCAGACGGAAGGACGCCTCCCGGAGGCCTCGTTTGGCAGCTTGCACCCTAGCGTTTTCCCTGGCCCTGGCCCCATTGGCCGCGGCGCCGTCGGCCACGGCCGCAACGAGTGATGCAGGCAGCGGCACAACCCTAAAGCTTGCACTCACAGGTGATATCGATTCCCTGAACCCGTTCAAGGCCATCCTGGCCTCGAGCACCAGCATCCTTGCCCTGGAGTACCAGAGCCTGGTCTCTTACGGCCCCAAGGACAACGAGGAAATCCCGGGTATGGCCGATAAGTGGGAGACCTCCCCTGACGGCAAGGTGTGGACTTTCCACATGCCCAAGGACCGCAAGTGGAGCGATGGCGAGCCCATCACTGCCAATGACGCTGCGTGGACCTTCAAGGCCATCCAAGGCAACGATGCACTCAAGCAGGCCAATGGTTCGCTTCTGGAAAGCGTGGCCTCCGCTGAGGCTGCCGATGACGAAACGCTCGTCGTCACGCTCAAGGAACCGCAGGCGCCCAACCCGGGAACGCAGCTGCCCATCATGCCGGCACATATTTGGTCCGCCGTGGATCCAGCCACCTTCGCAAACGAGAAGGACAGTGTTGGCTCCGGCCCGTTCATCGTCAGCAACTACGACAAGTCCTCCGGCGTCACCCTCAAGGCCAACCCAAACTATTGGCAGGGCCAGGCAAAGATTGCCGGAATCACTTACATCCCCTACAAGAACACCGATGCCGCCGTCCAGGCCTTGAAAACCGGCGAACTCGATATTGTCAACGGGCTGACCCCGGCACAGTACAACGCCTTGAAGGACGTTGACGGGATCACCACCAATGCCGGCACCGGACGTCGCTACCAGGCGATCGGCATCAACCCCGGAACACAGACCGCCGACGGAACTCCGATGGGTGACGGCAACGTAGCGCTGCAGGACCTGAAGGTACGCCAGGCAATCGTCATGGCCATCGACAACAAGACCCTGCTGGAAAAGGTCCTGCAGGGTCTTGGCGAGCCCGCCACCGGTGAAGTCCCGGCCGCCTATCCGCAATACAACTGGAAGACGGACAAGCTGCCGCTGCAGTACAACGTCGAGGCCGCCAACAAGCTGCTCGACGAAGCCGGATACGCCAAGGGTGCCGATGGCCTCCGCGTTGGCAAAGACGGCAAGGCACTAAAACTTCGCCTGACCGGGCGCAATTCCGATGCCACCCATCAACAGATGGCCGATTACATCAAGCCGTGGCTGAAGGAGATCGGTATTGATGTCACCACCGCCATGAAGGCTTCAGCTCAAATCAACGATGACTCCACCGTTGGCAACTACGATCTGTACTTCACGGGTTGGGGCATGGGACCGGAACCCGATTACCAGCTGTCCATCAACACCTGCGCATCACGGCCCAACGCAGACGGAACCGGTGCCACGAGCGAGAACAACTACTGCGACCCCGCCTTCGATGCCCTGTACAAGGCACAGCATGTGGAATTGGACCAGACCAAGCGCAGCGCCCTTGTCACGCAGGCACAGGAAATGATTCACAAGGCTGCCGTCAACGATGTCATCTACTACGCAAACTCGCTAGAGGCCTACCGCTCCGACAGGTTTGAACCATTTACCACCCAGCCTGAAGTGGGCGGCGTCATCACCGGCCAGAATGGCCCGTGGAGCTACTACTACGCCACACCAATCTCCACCACGGCCACGGACTCGGCCGACGGCGGATTCAATGCGGCCTACGTTGTTGCTCCGGTGGTCATCGTTTTGCTGGCCGGCGGTGGATTCTTCCTGTACCGCCGCCGTCGAGCCACCTCCGACGAGCGAGAGTAG
- a CDS encoding MFS transporter, whose translation MSIPTAILTGDRVVQDLPWRWRVQGSIFLIGGLGFMFDAWDVTLNGFLIPLLSKEWGLSPGQAAWIGTANLIGMAVGAFAWGSIADIIGRKKAFTLTLLIFSVFTVLGAFSNEIVLFCVFRFMAGFGLGGCIPVDYALVGEFTPRKHRGRVLTAMDAWWPIGASLCGVVSAVLMASLGNWRYLMLVMVLPALLVFWVRVGVPESPLYLVRAGRPAEAKAVIEKLIERTGATVGPWKLPDPADAPKLSLGKVTDQLAGLWRFNWRITGVAWSLFLTILLVYYGALTWMPSILVATGYAQNKAFMATASMTGIGLLGVVAAALLVERLGRKWILAVTGPLAALSLVIFALVLDAPVAAQIWLLVFGFVIQVAIPVLYTYVSELYPTHLRATGFGWASTMSRVGAGLVPLIFGSLLWPVLGLPLTFALTGGLVLLAVIWMAFSAPETKGAALE comes from the coding sequence ATGAGCATCCCCACAGCCATCTTGACCGGCGATCGCGTTGTGCAAGATCTGCCTTGGCGCTGGCGGGTGCAGGGCAGTATTTTCCTCATTGGCGGACTCGGCTTCATGTTCGATGCCTGGGATGTGACGCTCAACGGCTTCCTCATTCCGCTGTTGTCCAAGGAATGGGGGCTTAGCCCGGGGCAGGCAGCGTGGATCGGCACGGCGAACCTGATTGGCATGGCGGTTGGTGCGTTTGCGTGGGGCTCCATCGCCGACATCATCGGGCGCAAGAAGGCGTTCACGCTCACCCTGCTGATCTTCTCCGTGTTCACGGTACTGGGTGCCTTTTCCAATGAAATCGTGCTCTTTTGCGTGTTCCGCTTCATGGCCGGTTTTGGCCTGGGCGGCTGTATTCCGGTGGACTACGCTCTGGTTGGTGAGTTCACACCACGTAAACATCGCGGCCGGGTGCTCACAGCCATGGATGCTTGGTGGCCCATTGGGGCGTCTCTCTGTGGCGTGGTTTCCGCCGTGCTCATGGCATCGTTGGGCAACTGGCGCTACCTGATGCTTGTCATGGTGCTTCCGGCGCTGCTCGTGTTTTGGGTCCGTGTTGGCGTACCTGAATCACCGCTGTATTTGGTGCGAGCGGGCCGCCCGGCTGAAGCGAAGGCCGTCATTGAAAAGCTGATCGAGCGGACCGGAGCCACGGTTGGGCCTTGGAAACTACCCGATCCGGCTGACGCGCCCAAGTTGTCGCTGGGCAAGGTGACGGATCAGCTGGCCGGCCTCTGGCGCTTCAACTGGCGGATTACCGGCGTTGCCTGGTCCCTGTTTCTGACCATCCTTTTGGTCTACTATGGCGCGCTGACGTGGATGCCTTCCATCCTCGTTGCCACCGGCTATGCGCAGAACAAGGCCTTCATGGCCACGGCCTCGATGACAGGAATTGGGCTGCTCGGCGTGGTCGCCGCGGCACTTCTCGTGGAGCGTCTGGGGCGGAAGTGGATTCTGGCTGTGACCGGCCCGCTGGCCGCACTTTCCCTGGTCATTTTCGCTTTGGTCCTGGATGCCCCGGTTGCTGCACAGATCTGGTTGCTGGTGTTTGGCTTTGTCATTCAGGTAGCCATCCCGGTGCTGTACACCTATGTCTCGGAGCTGTACCCCACACACCTGCGGGCCACCGGTTTTGGCTGGGCGTCAACCATGTCACGTGTGGGAGCGGGGCTGGTGCCGCTGATTTTCGGATCCCTGCTGTGGCCGGTTCTTGGCCTGCCGCTCACATTCGCCCTGACCGGTGGACTGGTGCTGTTGGCGGTCATTTGGATGGCATTCTCGGCGCCGGAAACCAAGGGCGCGGCGCTGGAATAG
- a CDS encoding serine hydrolase, producing MSLTSDYSDGVPTVSFHLTDMSGVVLAERNADVTFYSASTIKLGVLVAAMQAVERGELSLDQPVISTHTFPSGVGTGTPFSFAPDDYDEGLPPEGSPTTLHTVLERMIIVSSNEATNLAIELVGFAAINASLAACGATNSFMDRLYGDMDALAAGLTHQVTARDLVKIMHTVLSGRAAGPELTAVMMGWLRAQEYPVIGLEAQALVPECDWGSKSGWVTGIRHDVAFVAPASDAPAAGVAPSEGYILAVCTRGYAEDDATEVVRSLAAMAHTIVTAQLN from the coding sequence ATGTCTCTTACCTCCGATTACAGCGACGGCGTCCCCACAGTTTCCTTCCACCTGACGGATATGTCCGGGGTTGTCCTTGCTGAACGCAACGCCGATGTGACGTTCTATTCAGCCAGCACCATTAAGCTCGGAGTTCTGGTCGCGGCCATGCAAGCCGTGGAGCGCGGAGAGCTGTCCCTGGACCAGCCCGTGATTTCCACGCACACGTTCCCCAGCGGTGTCGGGACTGGCACGCCGTTTAGTTTTGCCCCCGACGATTACGACGAGGGTCTCCCTCCGGAGGGGAGCCCAACCACGCTGCACACAGTTCTGGAACGCATGATCATTGTTTCCTCCAACGAGGCAACCAACCTGGCCATCGAGCTGGTGGGCTTCGCTGCGATCAACGCATCTTTGGCTGCCTGTGGTGCCACCAACTCGTTCATGGACCGGTTGTACGGCGACATGGATGCCCTTGCCGCGGGGCTGACGCACCAGGTCACAGCACGTGACCTGGTCAAGATCATGCACACAGTCCTGAGTGGACGCGCGGCTGGGCCGGAATTGACGGCCGTCATGATGGGCTGGCTGCGGGCCCAGGAATATCCGGTGATCGGTCTCGAGGCCCAGGCCTTGGTGCCGGAGTGCGATTGGGGAAGCAAGTCAGGCTGGGTCACCGGGATTCGTCACGATGTGGCGTTTGTTGCTCCGGCCAGCGACGCTCCCGCAGCGGGGGTGGCCCCGTCCGAGGGCTACATCTTGGCAGTGTGCACGCGTGGCTACGCGGAAGACGACGCAACTGAGGTGGTCCGTTCGCTTGCCGCCATGGCCCACACAATCGTTACTGCCCAATTGAACTAG
- a CDS encoding dipeptide ABC transporter ATP-binding protein — protein MPRLEFVDLSVIYRTQTTVGPGELRAVDGVSLVVEPGSTLGLAGESGCGKSTLAMSVLRLLPANTTTSGKILLGEDNIPDLGWGRLRAVRWTEAAIVFQGAMHSLNPVRKVREQIGEALLVHATGERAKYKEEKVRDARVAELLNLVDLSPAKGASYPHELSGGQKQRIMIAMALACEPELIIADEPTTALDVVVQAQVLNVLSELVASRGLSLIMISHDLSVLASTCERIVVMQRGKIVEDGPSEQIIRNPQHPHTQALASAFPLIGDASSRLRLPTYSAPPRPAPGEAPSSDINDVVLQARDLTVTFGGRGGGTTAVDGVNLTCRRGEITALVGQSGSGKTTLARTMLGLQAPTSGAVHYNGTPLKHRRKDLKAYRKSVQFVLQDPSAALNPKHTVYEAVAEGPRLHKMPGDEREIVSNALRRAELNPPERYLATIPQELSGGQRQRVVIAGALALDPEFLVADEPVASLDASVRADILALLLKLRCESGLGALVITHDLGLAWNIADRVVVMYQGQIVEEGPVEQVLLNPKHEYTKKLLSVVPTAVVPPDGETAPRMPGLAAADISGAK, from the coding sequence ATGCCGCGCTTGGAATTTGTGGATTTGTCAGTCATTTACCGCACCCAAACCACCGTGGGCCCCGGCGAATTACGGGCCGTTGATGGAGTGAGCCTGGTGGTGGAACCGGGCTCCACACTTGGCTTGGCCGGCGAATCCGGTTGCGGCAAATCAACGCTCGCCATGTCCGTACTACGCTTGTTGCCTGCCAACACCACCACTTCAGGGAAGATTCTGCTGGGCGAGGACAATATTCCCGATCTAGGTTGGGGCCGCCTCCGCGCGGTCCGGTGGACGGAAGCCGCCATTGTTTTTCAAGGTGCCATGCACTCCCTGAATCCCGTACGCAAGGTGCGGGAGCAGATCGGTGAGGCACTGCTGGTGCATGCCACCGGCGAACGGGCCAAATACAAGGAAGAAAAAGTCCGCGACGCCCGGGTCGCTGAACTCCTAAATCTCGTGGATCTTTCCCCCGCGAAGGGCGCCAGCTACCCTCATGAACTTTCCGGCGGCCAAAAGCAGCGCATCATGATCGCCATGGCGCTGGCCTGCGAGCCTGAATTGATCATTGCGGACGAACCAACCACGGCATTGGATGTTGTGGTCCAGGCCCAGGTGCTGAACGTGCTGAGCGAGCTCGTCGCCTCTCGCGGCTTGTCCCTGATTATGATCAGCCACGACCTTTCGGTTCTCGCGTCAACCTGTGAGCGGATTGTGGTGATGCAGCGCGGAAAGATCGTCGAAGACGGACCTTCGGAACAGATCATCCGAAATCCCCAGCACCCGCACACCCAGGCCCTGGCGTCGGCCTTCCCACTAATCGGGGATGCCTCCTCACGGCTGCGCCTGCCCACCTATTCCGCTCCCCCGCGGCCGGCGCCCGGGGAGGCGCCATCCTCCGATATCAACGACGTTGTACTTCAAGCCCGGGACCTCACCGTCACCTTTGGTGGGCGAGGCGGCGGCACCACCGCGGTCGACGGTGTGAATCTCACCTGCCGTCGTGGTGAAATCACTGCCCTGGTGGGCCAGTCCGGTTCGGGCAAGACCACTCTGGCCCGCACCATGTTGGGCTTGCAGGCACCTACCTCCGGTGCCGTGCACTACAACGGAACGCCGCTCAAGCACCGCCGCAAGGACCTCAAGGCGTACCGCAAGTCCGTGCAATTTGTCCTGCAGGACCCTTCGGCCGCGCTAAATCCCAAGCACACCGTCTATGAGGCTGTTGCGGAAGGGCCACGGTTGCACAAGATGCCCGGAGATGAGCGTGAAATTGTCTCCAATGCCCTGCGCAGGGCTGAGCTCAATCCACCCGAACGGTATCTAGCCACCATTCCACAGGAGCTTTCCGGGGGGCAGCGGCAGCGGGTGGTCATCGCCGGGGCTTTGGCCCTTGACCCGGAGTTCCTGGTTGCCGATGAACCCGTGGCCAGTCTTGACGCGTCAGTGCGAGCCGACATCTTGGCCCTCTTGTTGAAGCTACGCTGCGAATCCGGGCTCGGTGCACTGGTCATCACGCATGATCTGGGGCTGGCGTGGAATATTGCCGACCGGGTGGTAGTCATGTACCAGGGACAGATTGTCGAAGAAGGACCCGTGGAACAAGTCTTGTTGAATCCGAAGCATGAATACACCAAGAAGCTGCTCAGCGTTGTGCCCACGGCGGTTGTGCCTCCGGATGGTGAGACCGCCCCGCGGATGCCGGGTTTGGCGGCAGCCGACATCAGCGGGGCCAAGTGA
- a CDS encoding serine hydrolase domain-containing protein → MTAPDPRSAALETEVQQLLGDAVANGITPSAVCSVVLHGQPLRTISAGPATAGTYFDLASVTKVFTAVTALSLVDGGALALDEPICTWLPGFRSGHGNSGKSAVTLRHLLTHTSGLPAVWPGWRSALATGTAYNRQDLLADLLSMELTAVPGTHFDYSCVGFNTVMALAEHVTGRPWAGLVSERVLEKLSNGGCPSGLVELTGRPDPALCAPTEFQPEYGRGLIQGIVHDESAWSLGGLSGNAGLFGTAPSLAAFGEDLLAGLPGILSPTMAAEMWQDQLPLVLGDNADSGGPGYGHGLGLRIGQESWMGAHPGARGHNGFTGTSLLVDREAGIAAALLTNRVHPSRTLSDVTAMRHAVADVVYAAA, encoded by the coding sequence ATGACTGCGCCTGACCCGCGGTCTGCGGCTCTCGAGACTGAGGTGCAGCAATTATTGGGCGACGCCGTGGCCAACGGCATCACGCCGTCGGCCGTGTGTTCGGTGGTCTTGCACGGGCAGCCGCTGCGTACCATCTCGGCCGGCCCGGCTACGGCGGGCACCTACTTCGATTTGGCCTCGGTCACCAAGGTGTTCACGGCCGTGACGGCGCTGTCCCTTGTGGATGGCGGCGCCTTGGCCCTGGACGAACCCATTTGCACTTGGCTTCCTGGTTTTCGGAGCGGTCATGGAAACAGCGGCAAATCCGCTGTCACCCTGCGCCATCTGCTCACCCACACCTCCGGGCTGCCCGCGGTGTGGCCGGGCTGGCGGTCAGCGTTGGCGACGGGCACCGCCTATAACCGCCAAGACCTGCTTGCCGACCTGTTGAGCATGGAACTAACAGCGGTCCCCGGTACGCACTTTGACTATTCCTGCGTTGGCTTCAACACTGTCATGGCGCTGGCCGAACACGTCACCGGCCGGCCGTGGGCCGGGCTGGTAAGCGAACGGGTGCTGGAGAAACTCAGCAACGGCGGCTGTCCCTCAGGCCTGGTGGAGCTGACAGGGCGCCCAGATCCGGCACTCTGCGCCCCCACGGAATTTCAGCCGGAATACGGCCGCGGATTGATTCAGGGCATTGTCCACGACGAATCCGCGTGGTCACTGGGCGGACTCAGCGGCAATGCCGGACTGTTTGGCACTGCACCGTCCTTGGCCGCCTTCGGCGAGGATCTTTTGGCGGGCTTGCCGGGAATCTTGAGCCCAACAATGGCCGCTGAAATGTGGCAGGACCAGCTGCCTCTTGTCCTGGGCGACAATGCAGATAGCGGCGGCCCCGGCTACGGCCATGGCCTGGGTCTGCGGATCGGCCAAGAATCTTGGATGGGTGCTCACCCAGGCGCCCGTGGACACAACGGGTTTACCGGCACCTCGCTACTGGTGGACCGTGAAGCTGGCATTGCCGCAGCCCTGTTGACCAACCGAGTCCATCCCAGCCGCACACTCTCGGACGTCACAGCCATGCGCCACGCCGTTGCCGATGTTGTGTACGCCGCGGCCTAA
- a CDS encoding ABC transporter permease: MSASQLVGAEPAKDLDEPVRGTSWLRYAGMKAGGALFSMIMVVLLGFFAFRILPGDPVRSLADGRQVTASQMDILRKQYGLDQPVIVQFWRYLTDLMQGKLGDSYTYNRPVMELILDRLGPTLLLTGTAAALSVVLGLWLGQRAAWRRGSMFDKAHTGLALTLWSVPTFWLGLLLLLVFGGMLHWFPTGGMETAGSSATGLAHIWDVSRHLALPMVTMVAVVYAQYLMVMRASLLEEMSSDYLVTARAKGLREDDVRRKHAVPNALLPTVTLIFLTLGGLIGGAVTVETVFSWPGLGYLTFQALSAPDFPLLQGTFVVFSSIVIIMNFFADILYRVLDPRLRTA, from the coding sequence ATGTCCGCGTCACAATTGGTGGGGGCCGAGCCGGCCAAGGACCTTGACGAACCGGTCCGCGGAACATCATGGCTGCGCTATGCGGGCATGAAGGCCGGTGGCGCCCTTTTCTCGATGATCATGGTGGTTCTGCTGGGCTTTTTCGCCTTCCGGATTCTGCCCGGCGATCCCGTACGTTCCCTGGCTGACGGACGCCAGGTCACGGCATCGCAGATGGATATCCTGCGGAAACAGTACGGCTTGGATCAGCCGGTCATCGTTCAGTTCTGGCGCTATCTGACGGACCTGATGCAGGGAAAGCTCGGCGATTCATACACATACAACCGGCCCGTTATGGAACTGATCCTTGACCGTTTGGGCCCCACCCTGTTGCTGACCGGAACTGCTGCGGCGCTGTCCGTTGTGCTTGGACTCTGGCTGGGCCAACGGGCGGCGTGGCGCCGTGGCAGCATGTTTGACAAGGCACACACCGGACTTGCGCTGACTCTGTGGTCGGTGCCCACCTTTTGGTTGGGGCTGCTCCTGCTGCTCGTCTTTGGTGGCATGCTGCATTGGTTCCCCACAGGCGGCATGGAGACTGCTGGCAGCTCTGCTACGGGATTGGCCCACATCTGGGACGTGAGCAGGCACCTGGCGTTACCCATGGTGACCATGGTGGCGGTTGTATACGCCCAGTACCTCATGGTCATGCGCGCCTCACTTCTGGAGGAAATGAGTTCCGACTACCTCGTCACGGCCCGCGCCAAGGGTTTGCGTGAGGATGACGTACGGCGCAAACATGCCGTTCCCAATGCCCTGCTTCCCACGGTGACGCTCATTTTTCTAACCTTGGGCGGCCTCATTGGGGGCGCAGTGACGGTTGAGACGGTGTTTTCCTGGCCAGGCCTTGGCTACCTAACGTTCCAAGCGTTGTCAGCCCCTGATTTCCCTCTGTTGCAGGGAACCTTTGTAGTCTTCTCCTCGATTGTGATCATTATGAACTTCTTCGCAGACATCTTGTACCGCGTTCTAGACCCCCGGCTGCGTACAGCATGA
- a CDS encoding ABC transporter permease, which produces MSAPSEQGIQPPAAKINVAAARRRQRAGEVWREFCANRSGLIGLIILVVVFGLALLAPVLAPQDTLDVTKITAGQNEPPSWANPLGTDPAGRSVLAMLIWGARVSLLVGFSATAVSMVIGTVVGMAAGHFTGWTQASLMRIIDFFLVVPGLVLAIVLSSIIGPGVATIIIAIGITSWAGTARVVRSQTLTVESRAYIERSWALGATNAHIIKKHVLPAVMPLVLANTTLTVGSAVIAESTLSFLGLGDPSSISWGSMLKMALDTGAATGGFWWYVLSPGLAIVGVVLCFTLVGRALESVINPTLRGR; this is translated from the coding sequence ATGAGCGCACCGTCAGAACAGGGAATCCAGCCCCCTGCAGCAAAGATTAACGTTGCAGCAGCCCGACGTCGCCAGCGCGCCGGAGAGGTATGGCGCGAATTTTGCGCCAACCGATCCGGGCTGATTGGCCTAATCATTCTGGTGGTCGTTTTTGGGCTGGCCCTTCTGGCCCCCGTCCTGGCCCCGCAAGACACCCTCGATGTCACGAAAATTACGGCAGGTCAGAACGAGCCACCCTCGTGGGCAAACCCCCTGGGCACCGATCCTGCAGGCCGGTCCGTGTTGGCCATGCTGATCTGGGGAGCCAGGGTTTCATTGCTGGTGGGCTTTAGCGCAACTGCAGTTTCCATGGTGATTGGCACCGTTGTTGGCATGGCAGCTGGCCACTTCACCGGATGGACCCAGGCGTCGCTGATGCGAATCATCGACTTTTTCCTGGTTGTGCCCGGACTGGTACTGGCCATTGTGCTCTCATCCATCATTGGCCCCGGCGTTGCCACCATCATCATCGCCATCGGCATCACGTCGTGGGCAGGAACTGCCCGTGTTGTCAGGTCCCAGACCCTGACAGTTGAATCACGGGCTTACATTGAACGCAGTTGGGCCCTGGGTGCCACCAACGCCCACATCATCAAGAAGCATGTCCTCCCGGCGGTAATGCCGCTGGTGCTGGCCAATACAACCCTGACGGTTGGTTCGGCGGTCATCGCCGAATCGACGCTGTCCTTCCTTGGCTTGGGTGATCCAAGCAGCATTTCGTGGGGCTCCATGCTCAAGATGGCACTGGACACCGGAGCCGCCACGGGCGGTTTCTGGTGGTACGTCCTCTCCCCCGGACTTGCCATCGTCGGGGTGGTGTTGTGCTTTACCTTGGTGGGCCGCGCCCTTGAATCAGTCATCAACCCAACGTTGAGAGGCCGCTAA